The following are encoded together in the Oceanobacillus zhaokaii genome:
- a CDS encoding Spx/MgsR family RNA polymerase-binding regulatory protein, whose protein sequence is MTVTIYGAACSSTRKAKQWFSKHGVKYVERNIIKDPLTVSELQGILRMTVDGTDEIISTRSKIYKDLNLDIETLPLQELLELIHEHPRLLRSPIMVDEKRLQVGYHEEDIRQFLPRKTREYQWLQWRLNRLQLAEG, encoded by the coding sequence ATGACAGTTACAATTTATGGAGCAGCTTGCTCATCTACTCGTAAAGCAAAGCAATGGTTTTCGAAGCATGGAGTTAAATATGTAGAAAGAAATATTATTAAAGACCCATTAACAGTTAGTGAGCTTCAAGGAATACTTAGAATGACAGTTGATGGAACAGATGAGATTATTTCAACGAGATCAAAGATATATAAAGATCTTAATTTAGACATTGAGACACTGCCATTACAAGAATTACTGGAATTAATTCATGAGCATCCGCGATTATTACGTAGTCCGATTATGGTTGATGAGAAGCGATTACAGGTTGGTTATCATGAGGAAGATATTCGTCAGTTCTTACCAAGAAAAACTCGTGAATATCAATGGTTACAATGGCGCTTGAATAGATTGCAGCTTGCAGAAGGTTAA
- a CDS encoding TetR/AcrR family transcriptional regulator translates to MPKQTFFNLPESKRHNLIAAAEKEFARAPLSEASIANIVKEACIARGSFYQYFEDKEDAYFFLLNQQMKERNMQFISILRENNGDIIESMIEMYHQFLIVLPDENERDFFKNALLNVTHKMEDSFTSIFEGNSSSEQMKEVTNLINKNHLNISDDKDVIRIIKIVAAVAFRNFVEKYSGELSDEEAINIFRMEMNLLKNGLYKKK, encoded by the coding sequence TTGCCGAAACAAACTTTTTTTAACCTACCTGAGAGTAAAAGGCATAATCTGATAGCAGCAGCAGAAAAGGAATTTGCTAGGGCCCCTTTATCTGAAGCATCGATTGCGAATATTGTAAAAGAAGCCTGTATTGCTAGAGGGAGTTTTTACCAATACTTTGAAGACAAAGAGGATGCTTACTTTTTCTTGTTAAATCAACAGATGAAAGAGCGAAACATGCAATTTATTTCTATCTTAAGGGAGAATAATGGTGACATTATTGAATCGATGATAGAAATGTACCATCAATTCCTTATAGTTCTTCCAGATGAGAATGAACGTGACTTTTTTAAAAATGCACTATTGAATGTTACACATAAAATGGAAGATTCGTTTACTTCTATTTTTGAAGGGAATAGTAGTAGTGAGCAAATGAAAGAGGTCACCAATTTAATAAATAAAAATCACTTAAACATATCAGACGATAAGGATGTAATTCGTATCATTAAAATTGTTGCAGCGGTAGCGTTTCGTAACTTTGTTGAGAAATATTCCGGAGAGCTGTCTGATGAGGAAGCAATTAACATCTTTAGAATGGAAATGAATTTATTAAAAAATGGGCTTTATAAGAAAAAATGA
- a CDS encoding PspC domain-containing protein, protein MKNKLRKSSTDKSISGVCGGIADFFGISSFAVRLIFIFLPANLLIYIILANAIPDSPPSL, encoded by the coding sequence ATGAAGAATAAATTAAGGAAATCATCAACTGATAAATCAATATCAGGAGTTTGTGGAGGCATAGCTGACTTCTTCGGTATATCTTCTTTTGCAGTAAGACTAATCTTTATTTTCTTACCTGCTAATCTGCTTATATATATTATCCTTGCTAATGCAATTCCCGATAGTCCTCCGTCATTGTAA
- a CDS encoding ABC transporter ATP-binding protein, producing MTNTIIQFNNVTKQYDNDPVVLDNVSFEIERGKFYTLLGPSGCGKTTILRLIAGFTEASSGEIYFDNKKINNIPANKRQVNTVFQDYALFPHLNVFENVAFGLRIKKMKNTEVEAKVKEALSFVNLLGYEQREIKEMSGGQRQRVAIARAIVNEPEVILLDEPLSALDLKLRYQMQGELRDLQRRLGITFIFVTHDQEEALAMSDEIFVLNKGKIQQSGTPIDIYDEPINRFVADFIGESNIVKGTMIEDFLVEFGGKRFECVDQGMNPNEPIEIVIRPEDLEITSFDSGMLKIEVTSQLFRGVHYEITGVDHDGNEWLVHSTKKAEVGDKIGLHFSPEAIHVMRFNETEEDFDRRLESYAEGEADGK from the coding sequence ATGACAAACACGATAATTCAGTTTAATAACGTGACAAAGCAATACGATAATGATCCAGTTGTGCTGGACAATGTAAGTTTTGAGATTGAACGGGGAAAGTTTTACACCCTGCTTGGTCCTTCAGGCTGTGGAAAGACGACGATTTTACGATTAATCGCTGGCTTTACGGAAGCATCTTCAGGAGAAATTTACTTTGATAATAAGAAGATAAATAATATTCCAGCCAATAAACGCCAGGTAAATACGGTTTTTCAGGATTACGCGCTTTTTCCTCATCTAAATGTATTTGAGAATGTTGCATTTGGCTTACGAATTAAGAAAATGAAAAACACAGAAGTAGAAGCAAAGGTGAAAGAAGCACTAAGCTTCGTAAACCTCCTTGGTTATGAACAACGGGAAATAAAGGAAATGTCTGGTGGTCAGAGACAGCGTGTTGCCATTGCACGTGCCATTGTCAATGAACCGGAAGTAATTCTACTTGATGAACCATTATCTGCACTTGACTTGAAATTACGTTATCAAATGCAAGGAGAATTACGAGATTTACAAAGACGACTTGGTATTACCTTTATCTTCGTTACACATGATCAAGAAGAAGCACTTGCAATGTCTGACGAAATATTTGTTCTTAATAAGGGGAAAATCCAGCAAAGTGGTACCCCAATTGATATATATGATGAACCGATTAATCGTTTCGTTGCTGACTTTATCGGTGAATCCAATATTGTAAAAGGAACTATGATTGAAGACTTTTTAGTAGAATTCGGTGGAAAACGATTCGAATGTGTTGACCAAGGGATGAATCCAAATGAACCAATTGAGATCGTCATTCGCCCTGAGGATTTAGAAATCACTTCATTCGATAGTGGCATGCTGAAGATTGAAGTAACATCACAATTATTCCGTGGGGTCCACTATGAGATTACTGGAGTCGACCACGATGGAAATGAGTGGCTTGTCCATTCAACAAAGAAGGCGGAAGTTGGCGATAAAATCGGCCTGCACTTCAGCCCAGAGGCAATTCATGTTATGCGTTTTAATGAGACAGAAGAAGACTTTGACCGTCGTTTAGAATCTTATGCGGAGGGGGAAGCAGATGGAAAATAA
- a CDS encoding ABC transporter permease: MENKVTRNLYMIPYALWIIFFVIAPILLVVYYSFLDIEGNFSLVNYQNFFTSTYLQMTLSSFWYAFLITVISLLVAYPTALFLTRTKHKQLWLLLIIVPSWINLLLKAYAFIGIFGTYGAANNLLEFLGIGSQQILFTDFSFVFVSVYIFIPFMILPIFNALESLNPTLLDAANDLGASKWTTFRRVVFPLTIDGVKSGCQVVFIPALSLFMLTRLIAGNRVITLGTAIEQHFLVTQDWGMGSTIAVFLIIIMFVIISLTGIRKRGA, from the coding sequence ATGGAAAATAAAGTAACGCGCAATCTCTATATGATTCCATATGCACTTTGGATAATTTTCTTTGTTATTGCGCCGATACTCCTTGTTGTCTACTATTCATTTCTTGATATTGAGGGGAACTTCTCGCTTGTTAATTACCAGAACTTCTTTACGTCTACCTATTTACAAATGACGTTGAGTTCATTTTGGTATGCATTTTTAATTACAGTTATATCTCTTTTAGTTGCATATCCTACCGCCCTTTTCTTAACAAGGACGAAGCATAAACAGCTTTGGCTATTATTAATTATCGTGCCATCATGGATTAATTTACTTTTAAAAGCATATGCGTTTATCGGGATTTTTGGCACATACGGTGCTGCAAATAATTTGTTGGAATTTCTTGGAATTGGCTCGCAGCAAATACTCTTTACTGATTTTAGCTTTGTTTTTGTTTCAGTATACATTTTTATTCCATTTATGATTTTACCAATCTTTAATGCATTAGAGAGTTTGAATCCAACATTACTCGATGCTGCGAATGATTTAGGTGCATCAAAATGGACGACATTTCGCCGTGTTGTTTTCCCACTAACAATTGATGGCGTGAAATCGGGTTGTCAGGTCGTGTTTATTCCAGCACTTTCCTTGTTCATGTTGACAAGATTAATCGCTGGAAATCGCGTCATCACACTCGGTACAGCGATTGAACAACATTTTCTTGTTACTCAGGATTGGGGAATGGGTTCAACAATTGCGGTTTTCTTAATCATCATTATGTTTGTCATTATTTCACTGACTGGCATACGGAAGCGGGGTGCATAA
- a CDS encoding ABC transporter permease, which yields MSRKSSPFANLFLVIIFFVLYAPIFYLIFYSFNSGGTMSGFEGFTLDWYKELFSDTRLLIIVLNTVVIALLSALISTIIGVFGAIGIREMKRKRNQNSILGLNNVLIVSPDVIIGASFLILFTMAGIQLGFYSVLLSHIAFSIPIVVLMVLPKLMEMSPSLIDAARDLGASRWNVLTKVILPYITPGIFAGFFMALTYSLDDFAVTFFVTGNGFSTLSVEIYSLARQGISLNINALSALIFLVTVVLVIVYYYISRRAGNQGMGGMRR from the coding sequence TTGAGCAGAAAATCATCACCATTCGCAAATCTATTTTTAGTTATTATCTTTTTCGTTCTCTATGCACCCATTTTTTATTTAATCTTCTACTCCTTTAATAGCGGGGGTACAATGAGCGGCTTCGAGGGCTTTACTCTCGATTGGTATAAGGAACTCTTCTCAGATACAAGACTGCTGATTATCGTCTTGAACACCGTTGTAATTGCCTTATTGTCTGCGTTAATTTCCACGATTATCGGTGTATTTGGGGCAATTGGGATTCGTGAGATGAAGCGGAAAAGGAATCAGAATTCGATCCTAGGATTGAACAATGTACTAATTGTTAGTCCTGATGTTATTATTGGTGCTTCATTTCTGATTTTGTTTACGATGGCAGGAATACAGCTTGGATTCTATTCTGTACTGTTATCACATATTGCCTTTAGTATTCCAATTGTCGTCCTAATGGTTCTGCCTAAATTAATGGAAATGAGCCCATCCTTAATTGATGCTGCTCGTGATCTTGGCGCAAGTCGCTGGAATGTATTAACAAAGGTTATCTTGCCGTACATTACTCCGGGAATATTTGCTGGATTCTTTATGGCGCTAACGTATTCTCTAGATGATTTTGCCGTTACATTCTTCGTAACAGGAAATGGTTTTTCTACATTATCCGTTGAAATCTATTCCTTAGCACGTCAAGGTATCTCACTTAATATTAATGCCTTGTCTGCACTTATCTTTTTAGTTACGGTCGTTCTTGTGATTGTTTATTACTACATTAGCAGACGTGCCGGAAATCAAGGTATGGGAGGAATGAGAAGATGA
- a CDS encoding ABC transporter substrate-binding protein, whose translation MKNLIQAFLAVLVVSIVCLIAINRLNASAGYSGTNTLTVYNWGDYIDEEVIDQFEEETGITVIYETFDSNEAMMTKIQQGGTTYDVAVPSEYMVQKMMEEDLLIELDHSKLPNLKNIDERFMDLAFDPGNKFSVPYFWGTVGIVFNTKMLPDMNFKSWDDLWDPELKNDILLVDGAREVIGMGLNSLGYSLNDTNKVHLQEAQDKLNTLTPNIKAIVGDENKLLMANGEAPVALVWSGDASEIMFENEDLDYSVPEEGSNLWFDNMVIPKTAKNIDGAHQFINFMLDAEVAAQNTEYVSYSTPNKEALKYMPEEMVNDERFYPSPELTDKLEVYDNLGKKNLAYYNELFLEFKMYRK comes from the coding sequence ATGAAGAATCTTATTCAGGCATTTTTAGCAGTACTCGTTGTTTCAATCGTTTGCTTAATTGCAATCAATCGATTAAATGCCTCTGCAGGATACTCAGGAACCAACACGTTAACTGTTTACAACTGGGGTGACTATATCGATGAGGAGGTTATTGATCAGTTCGAGGAAGAAACTGGGATAACTGTCATTTATGAAACCTTTGATTCAAATGAAGCAATGATGACGAAAATCCAACAAGGCGGTACAACCTATGATGTTGCCGTGCCATCAGAGTATATGGTCCAAAAAATGATGGAAGAAGATTTACTTATAGAATTGGATCATTCAAAGCTTCCAAACTTGAAAAACATCGACGAACGATTTATGGATCTCGCCTTCGATCCAGGAAATAAATTCTCAGTCCCATACTTCTGGGGTACAGTTGGCATTGTCTTTAATACGAAGATGCTTCCTGATATGAATTTCAAGAGCTGGGATGACCTCTGGGATCCCGAGTTAAAAAATGACATTTTATTAGTTGATGGTGCCCGCGAAGTTATCGGTATGGGCTTAAACAGCCTAGGCTATTCCTTAAATGATACTAATAAAGTTCACTTACAGGAAGCACAGGATAAGTTAAATACATTAACACCGAATATCAAGGCTATTGTTGGTGATGAAAATAAACTGTTGATGGCTAACGGTGAAGCACCTGTAGCACTTGTTTGGTCAGGCGATGCATCCGAGATTATGTTTGAAAATGAGGACTTGGACTACTCCGTACCTGAAGAGGGATCCAATTTATGGTTCGATAATATGGTCATTCCTAAAACAGCAAAAAATATCGACGGTGCACATCAATTCATTAATTTCATGCTTGATGCTGAAGTAGCTGCACAGAACACAGAATATGTTAGTTATTCAACACCAAACAAGGAAGCATTAAAGTACATGCCAGAAGAAATGGTAAATGATGAACGCTTCTATCCATCACCAGAGTTAACAGATAAACTTGAGGTGTATGATAACCTAGGTAAGAAGAATTTAGCATATTATAATGAGTTGTTTTTAGAGTTTAAAATGTATCGGAAGTAA
- the htpG gene encoding molecular chaperone HtpG, with protein MAKKEFQAESKKLLDMMINSIYTQREVFLRELISNASDAIDKIYYRALTDDNLSFNKENYYIKVVPNKDERTLKIIDTGIGMTKEDLESNLGVIAKSGSHTFKSENEVKDGHDIIGQFGVGFYAAFMVSDVVTVVSKSIDSDEAYKWESTGSDGYTIEPAEKSEVGTEITLKIKESTEDDNYDEFLEEYRLKQIIKKYSDFIRYPIKMDVTESKLKEGSEDEYEEVVEEQTVNTMVPIWKKNKSELTDEDYENFYNEKHYGFDKPLKHIHLSVDGTVRYNAILFIPESAPYNYYSREYEKGLELYSSGVLIMEKSPELLPDYFSFVKGMVDSEDLSLNISREMLQHDRQLQIIAKNISKKIKSQLLSLLRDDRESYEKFYQSFGQQLKFGLYSDYGQHKEVLQDLILFYSSTEKKMVTLEEYVSRMPEEQKYIYYATGDSNERIDKLPQTEVVADKGYEILYFTEEIDEFAIKMLMSYKEKEFKSVSSGDLGIEDEDKDEKEEAATENKDLFAEMKTILADKVKDVRASKRLKSHPVVITADGEISIEMEKVINAMPDDQNIKADKVLEININHEVFGALKDAFANDQDKLKLYTNLLYNQALLIEGLPINDPVEFTNDICKVMV; from the coding sequence GTGGCGAAAAAAGAGTTCCAAGCAGAATCAAAAAAATTACTAGATATGATGATTAATTCTATCTATACTCAACGTGAGGTATTCCTAAGAGAGCTTATTTCCAATGCAAGTGATGCAATTGACAAAATCTATTACCGGGCATTAACGGATGATAATCTAAGTTTCAATAAAGAGAATTACTACATAAAAGTAGTTCCGAATAAAGATGAACGTACACTTAAAATCATTGATACGGGAATTGGGATGACGAAAGAGGATTTAGAAAGTAATCTTGGCGTCATCGCAAAAAGTGGTTCCCATACGTTTAAGAGTGAAAATGAAGTTAAAGATGGCCATGATATCATTGGTCAGTTTGGTGTAGGTTTCTATGCAGCGTTCATGGTGTCTGATGTTGTGACGGTTGTAAGTAAATCAATCGATAGTGATGAAGCTTACAAATGGGAGTCTACAGGCTCTGATGGCTATACAATTGAACCTGCTGAGAAAAGCGAAGTCGGAACAGAAATTACACTGAAGATTAAAGAGAGCACAGAAGACGACAACTATGATGAGTTTCTGGAAGAATACCGCTTGAAACAAATTATTAAAAAGTATTCCGATTTCATTCGCTACCCAATTAAAATGGACGTAACGGAAAGTAAGCTTAAAGAAGGTTCTGAGGACGAATATGAAGAGGTAGTCGAAGAGCAAACCGTCAATACGATGGTTCCGATTTGGAAAAAGAACAAGAGTGAGCTTACAGATGAAGATTATGAGAATTTTTACAATGAAAAGCATTATGGTTTCGACAAGCCATTAAAACATATTCATCTAAGTGTTGATGGTACGGTCCGCTATAATGCAATTCTGTTCATCCCAGAGAGCGCACCATATAATTACTATTCACGCGAATATGAAAAAGGCTTAGAGCTATATTCAAGCGGTGTGTTAATCATGGAGAAGAGTCCTGAATTGCTTCCGGATTATTTCAGCTTCGTTAAAGGGATGGTAGATTCAGAAGACTTGTCACTTAATATTTCCAGAGAAATGCTGCAGCATGATAGACAACTGCAAATTATCGCTAAAAATATTAGCAAGAAAATCAAGAGTCAGTTGCTCAGCTTATTAAGAGATGACCGTGAAAGCTATGAGAAGTTCTATCAATCATTTGGCCAACAATTGAAGTTCGGCTTGTATAGCGATTATGGGCAACATAAAGAAGTACTGCAGGACTTAATTCTCTTCTATTCTTCTACGGAAAAGAAAATGGTAACCCTGGAAGAATATGTATCAAGAATGCCTGAAGAGCAGAAGTATATTTATTATGCTACTGGTGATTCCAATGAGCGAATTGACAAGCTTCCACAAACAGAAGTTGTCGCAGATAAAGGCTATGAAATTTTATACTTCACAGAGGAAATTGATGAGTTCGCAATCAAAATGCTAATGAGCTACAAAGAAAAAGAATTTAAATCAGTTTCAAGTGGCGACCTAGGCATTGAAGATGAAGATAAGGATGAAAAAGAGGAAGCAGCAACAGAAAACAAAGACCTATTTGCTGAAATGAAAACTATTTTGGCTGACAAGGTAAAAGATGTACGAGCATCCAAACGATTAAAATCGCATCCAGTTGTTATAACAGCTGATGGAGAAATATCAATTGAGATGGAGAAGGTCATCAATGCAATGCCAGATGATCAAAATATCAAGGCTGATAAAGTATTAGAAATCAACATCAACCACGAAGTTTTCGGTGCATTAAAAGATGCCTTTGCAAATGATCAAGACAAATTGAAGCTGTACACAAACCTGCTCTACAATCAAGCACTCCTTATTGAAGGGCTGCCAATCAATGACCCAGTAGAGTTTACGAATGATATTTGTAAAGTGATGGTCTGA
- a CDS encoding NAD-dependent protein deacylase, translating to MLKNFLNEAKYTVVFTGAGMSTESGLPDFRSSNQGLWRKKDPSKIASTNALNENVNEFIDFYRERVLGVKEYNAHKGHYILADWEKRGIIQSIITQNVDGFHQQAGSKRVAELHGTLQKLHCQKCGKVYDSVEYINQEYYCSCGGVLRPSIVLFGETLPEEAFQFALTETEKADLFIVLGSSLTVTPANQFPLIAKENGAKLVIVNQERTEMDRYADLVINERKIGSILKELDG from the coding sequence ATGTTAAAAAACTTTCTAAATGAAGCGAAATACACAGTGGTCTTTACTGGTGCTGGAATGTCAACCGAGAGCGGGTTACCTGATTTTCGTTCCTCTAATCAAGGTCTATGGAGGAAAAAAGACCCAAGTAAAATTGCGAGTACAAATGCACTCAATGAAAATGTGAATGAATTTATTGATTTTTACCGTGAACGTGTCCTTGGTGTTAAGGAGTACAACGCCCACAAGGGACACTATATTTTAGCAGATTGGGAAAAGCGGGGTATCATCCAGTCGATCATTACACAAAATGTCGATGGTTTTCATCAGCAGGCTGGAAGTAAACGAGTGGCAGAGCTCCATGGCACATTACAAAAGCTCCATTGCCAGAAGTGCGGGAAAGTTTATGATAGTGTCGAATATATTAATCAAGAATACTATTGCAGCTGTGGTGGTGTGCTCCGTCCATCAATCGTATTATTTGGTGAAACCCTGCCAGAAGAAGCGTTTCAATTTGCATTGACTGAAACGGAAAAAGCGGATTTATTTATTGTTTTAGGTTCATCTCTAACGGTAACACCAGCAAATCAATTTCCGCTGATTGCCAAAGAAAATGGTGCCAAATTAGTGATTGTTAATCAGGAAAGAACTGAAATGGATCGGTATGCAGACCTTGTGATTAATGAAAGGAAGATTGGGAGTATATTAAAAGAACTGGATGGCTAG
- a CDS encoding rhodanese-like domain-containing protein translates to MQEITAIELAKKLNDGESLNIIDVREDEEVAQGKIPGATHIPLGELPDRLDELSKEKQYYMVCRSGARSGRASAFLEAEGYDATNMAGGMLDWEDEVEV, encoded by the coding sequence ATGCAAGAAATTACAGCAATAGAATTAGCAAAGAAATTAAATGATGGAGAGTCATTAAATATTATCGATGTTCGTGAAGATGAAGAAGTAGCACAAGGGAAAATCCCTGGGGCAACACATATTCCTCTAGGAGAATTACCGGATCGGTTAGATGAGCTAAGCAAAGAGAAGCAATATTACATGGTATGCCGCTCTGGGGCAAGAAGCGGCAGAGCAAGTGCATTTCTAGAAGCTGAGGGCTATGATGCAACCAACATGGCAGGCGGCATGCTTGATTGGGAAGATGAAGTAGAAGTATAA
- a CDS encoding metal-sensing transcriptional repressor produces the protein MKYNEKVTNRMKRIEGQVRGALRMMEEEKAVKDVITQLTAARNALDRTAALIVTQNLEQSIRTDEKENEKSSEDLVQEAVNLLVKSR, from the coding sequence ATGAAGTATAATGAAAAAGTGACCAATCGGATGAAGCGTATTGAAGGGCAAGTGAGAGGCGCCTTAAGAATGATGGAAGAGGAAAAAGCTGTAAAAGATGTGATTACACAGCTAACAGCAGCTAGAAATGCATTGGACCGTACCGCTGCGCTTATCGTCACTCAAAACTTAGAGCAAAGCATCCGTACTGATGAAAAGGAAAATGAAAAAAGCTCTGAGGATCTTGTTCAGGAAGCAGTTAATTTGCTAGTAAAAAGTAGATAG